Proteins encoded within one genomic window of Lynx canadensis isolate LIC74 chromosome B4, mLynCan4.pri.v2, whole genome shotgun sequence:
- the JCAD gene encoding junctional protein associated with coronary artery disease isoform X1, producing the protein MYSVEDLLISHGYKLSRGIPAPHDGDREGRRHARPRARAGQGLLNGCEDGPAGPPPSKPSPGKGHVSASEDSHHLRRALGEPQSASASRAREAGFYHQPVLRWSSQPQTARDHAYWRRKGQEVGGLLGPRAREDPEVRGMAQAHSLPVHMREGPWEVGGRTENVMKKAVWEEELRMAGPAKWQNISLESWNQPRKLGRQMSDGDGERLFQDLYPFVQGEHVLNSQSKGKSQSLPRVLSPEGLSCMEIPIPLNDGHFPGVPKMPFYPPNCAPNLESKRNPEKGGSSVPFPRPKFGRPLKPPPYDSHQHSRAGVEASDSLDSQQADLCVSYLTKSSEPRLELCAPDSSLEPPVYVPPPSYRSPPQHIANPYVEDTVPGPVCGPRQQQHPLEPAGPPGTGNEYGVSPHSPRGVPQQPRPTTAYDGSVLYIPFDDPRIRHFKLARPRGFCQETTANEKSYNSSPSTAPAPAHGNGQHDGAVLSPQRVRTSPGGVSGPAAAEPSPWWLWDQLPRDAENGAPDQRAHGAVGGQWPALDGGRGGHTEGLVSPPSPQGESTCETRTKLKKFETGIRTKKSSKKKMNETVFCLVSIPVKSESHLPDMDTNNNDLKQGTDKRNGLDKSAALQEQSLLSMSSTDLELQALTGSMVGRTEFQKQDLGEPEEGKQTNDLRFIHPAQHRELKYSGSWPGHQYRDQQTQTTFAEEARSALPLPGQKPGGSPKAVLTPKYSDPLVSEAHAPTALAPGDRNQRPSAHHPKGQMSLSPSSNSAFSRTSSCVSQAPVSKAGPSQACAEGRGRRASPVPRGDVVKGETTGPCNSKQLFGQFLLKPVSRRPWDLISQLESFNKELQEEEESSPSGSDGDSSSEDSDTEWQPEGRAEATGKHWGCGGDGQAWKVEEPGARPGRAKSKSESWSEGQKPGWPGTRAQCPGPTEVEGGRGAAVAAHGGLIADEGNQEVERALNTEPAVSPGPVKRAASSRSGDTKPVPSSDPASLRQPPGSQALPRVPISAELSPATPRKAGGEEGRSLPVPLALASKPRGLSAPDLRSVGLTRAQEQSAGKSDASSGEASAIEIPPNESLQARAARILGIEVAVESLLPGTRRTGQDQHPEPDGGGRGPEAPREEPGSGSQLDDPAASPDAFYGRRKCGWTQSPLFVGERDSARRAALAAEPSGADGTVPSKAPSPEPQYSPQESRSFNPKDMGTKPPFKSTLFHFIERTPNMPGSEKRLRSTSKVIESLQEKLASPPRRADPSRLMRMKEVSSVSRMRLLTSRSADSTEEAEEPKAERDPGMQPGGPVSLNAGDLARKAGLPLVVSKGALPPEEDGRPMAHGEKKTVHQDFWCPDSYDPSRVERV; encoded by the exons ATGTACAGCGTAGAGGACCTCCTGATTTCTCATGGATACAAGCTGTCAAGAGGCATCCCGGCGCCACACGACGGTGACCGCGAGGGCCGCCGGCACGCCAGGCCCCGCGCGCGAGCTGGCCAGGGCCTGCTGAATGGGTGCGAGGATGGCCCCGCGGGTCCCCCCCCCAGTAAGCCGTCCCCGGGGAAGGGCCACGTGAGCGCCTCGGAAGACAGCCACCACCTACGGAGAGCCCTCGGGGAGCCCCAGAGCGCTTCTGCTTCTAGAGCTCGTGAGGCGGG GTTTTATCATCAGCCCGTGCTGAGGTGGTCCTCTCAGCCCCAGACCGCTCGCGACCACGCCTACTGGAGAAGAAAAGGACAGGAGGTCGGTGGCTTGCTGGGGCCAAGGGCCCGAGAAGACCCAGAGGTCAGAGGGATGGCCCAAGCCCACAGTCTGCCCGTTCACATGAGGGAGGGCCCATGGGAAgttggaggaaggacagagaacgTGATGAAGAAGGCAGTTTGGGAAGAAGAGCTGAGAATGGCAGGACCTGCCAAGTGGCAGAATATAAGCCTGGAGAGCTGGAACCAGCCAAGGAAATTAGGGAGGCAAATGTCTGATGGTGATGGGGAGAGACTGTTTCAAGATCTGTACCCATTCGTGCAAGGAGAACATGTGCTGAATTCCCAAAGCAAAGGGAAATCCCAGTCATTGCCCAGGGTTCTTTCCCCCGAGGGCCTGAGTTGCATGGAAATTCCCATTCCATTAAATGACGGACATTTTCCAGGTGTTCCTAAAATGCCATTTTATCCCCCAAATTGTGCGCCAAATTTGGAATCCAAAAGGAACCCCGAGAAGGGGGGTTCCTCGGTCCCTTTCCCCCGGCCTAAGTTTGGGAGACCCCTCAAGCCTCCACCTTACGACTCCCACCAACACTCCAGGGCGGGCGTGGAGGCCAGTGACTCTCTGGACAGTCAGCAGGCGGACTTGTGCGTCTCCTACTTGACCAAATCCAGCGAGCCCCGGCTGGAGCTGTGCGCGCCCGACTCTAGTTTGGAGCCTCCCGTGTACGTGCCTCCGCCATCGTACAGGTCGCCGCCCCAGCACATCGCAAACCCCTACGTGGAGGACACAGTGCCTGGGCCCGTGTGTGGTCCCCGTCAGCAGCAGCATCCGTTGGAGCCGGCCGGTCCCCCTGGCACCGGGAATGAGTATGGTGTAAGCCCACACTCTCCTCGCGGGGTCCCTCAGCAGCCCCGGCCGACCACCGCGTACGACGGCTCCGTTCTGTATATTCCCTTTGACGACCCACGGATACGGCATTTTAAACTGGCCCGCCCCCGGGGTTTCTGTCAAGAAACAACAGCCAACGAGAAGTCCTACAACTCTAGTCCCAGCACTGCCCCGGCCCCCGCTCACGGAAACGGTCAACACGATGGTGCCGTTTTGAGCCCACAGAGGGTGAGAACCTCGCCGGGGGGTGTGAGCGGCCCGGCCGCTGCTGAACCCAGTCCCTGGTGGCTGTGGGACCAGCTCCCCAGGGATGCGGAAAATGGCGCTCCTGACCAAAGGGCCCACGGTGCCGTGGGGGGACAGTGGCCTGCCCTGGACGGCGGCCGGGGCGGGCACACGGAAGGCCTCGTCTCCCCCCCAAGCCCACAGGGCGAGAGTACCTGTGAAACTCGAACCAAGCTCAAGAAGTTCGAAACTGGGATTCGGACCAAGAaaagttcaaagaagaaaatgaacgaGACAGTATTTTGTTTGGTTTCCATCCCAGTTAAATCAGAATCACATCTGCCGGATATGGATACGAACAACAATGACTTAAAACAGGGCACTGATAAAAGGAATGGGCTTGATAAGAGCGCAGCTTTGCAGGAACAAAGTCTGCTGAGCATGTCTTCCACCGACCTGGAGCTGCAGGCACTCACAGGAAGCAtggtggggagaacagagttccagaAACAAGATCTGGGGGAACCAGaagaaggcaaacaaacaaatgaccTCAGATTCATTCACCCTGCGCAACACAGAGAGCTCAAGTATTCTGGCTCGTGGCCAGGGCACCAGTACAGAGATCAGCAAACCCAAACCACTTTTGCAGAGGAGGCCAGAAGCGCGCTGCCCCTCCCCGGTCAGAAGCCGGGAGGCTCACCAAAAGCAGTGCTGACTCCAAAATACTCAGACCCTCTCGTCTCTGAGGCTCACGCGCCCACGGCGTTAGCTCCCGGCGACCGAAACCAGAGGCCAAGTGCTCATCACCCGAAAGGCCAAATGTCcctcagcccctccagcaacAGTGCTTTCTCAAGGACTTCCTCCTGCGTAAGCCAGGCACCTGTTTCAAAAGCCGGGCCCAGTCAGGCCTGCGCCGAGGGCCGTGGCCGCAGAGCCAGCCCCGTGCCCAGGGGCGACGTGGTGAAGGGGGAGACCACCGGCCCGTGCAACAGCAAACAGCTGTTTGGTCAGTTTCTCCTGAAGCCAGTCAGCCGCCGTCCCTGGGATTTGATTAGCCAGCTAGAGAGTTTTAACAAGGAGcttcaggaagaggaagagagcagTCCTAGCGGCAGCGACGGCGACAGCAGCAGCGAGGACAGTGACACAGAGTGGCAGCCCGAAGGCCGTGCTGAGGCCACGGGCAAGCACTGGGGCTGTGGGGGAGACGGCCAGGCGTGGAAGGTTGAGGAGCCCGGGGCCAGGCCGGGAAGAGCCAAGAGTAAGTCCGAAAGCTGGAGTGAGGGGCAGAAGCCTGGCTGGCCTGGCACCCGTGCTCAGTGCCCGGGCCCCACGGAGGTGGAAGGAGGCCGGGGGGCGGCGGTGGCGGCACACGGAGGCCTGATCGCCGACGAGGGAAACCAGGAGGTGGAGCGCGCCCTGAACACCGAGCCAGCCGTCAGCCCAGGTCCTGTGAAGAGAGCGGCTTCCTCCAGGTCAGGTGACACAAAACCAGTGCCCTCGTCGGATCCAGCCTCGCTGAGGCAGCCCCCGGGAAGCCAGGCACTGCCCCGTGTTCCCATTTCTGCCGAGCTGAGCCCAGCGACCCCTCGGAAGGCCGGTGGCGAGGAGGGGAGGAGCCTGCCGGTCCCGCTCGCTCTCGCCAGCAAACCCCGAGGGCTCTCGGCGCCGGACTTGAGGTCTGTGGGACTGACGCGGGCACAGGAGCAGAGCGCCGGGAAGTCAGATGCGTCTTCAGGTGAAGCCAGTGCGATAGAAATCCCCCCAAATGAGTCCCTTCAAGCAAGGGCTGCGAGGATCCTGGGCATCGAGGTGGCCGTGGAGTCCCTGCTGCCAGGCACCAGGAGAACGGGACAGGACCAGCACCCCGAGCCTGACGGAGGTGGCCGCGGGCCCGAGGCCCCCAGGGAGGAGCCTGGGTCCGGTTCACAGCTGGATGACCCCGCAGCGTCCCCTGACGCCTTTTACGGCAGGAGAAAGTGCGGCTGGACCCAAAGCCCTCTCTTTGTAGGGGAAAGGGACAGCGCCCGTCGCGCTGCCCTGGCCGCTGAGCCCTCGGGTGCGGACGGGACTGTCCCCAGCAAGGCCCCCAGCCCCGAGCCTCAGTACAGTCCCCAAGAGTCCAGGTCCTTCAATCCCAAGGACATGGGGACAAAACCACCCTTCAAGTCCACCCTGTTCCATTTTATAGAAAGGACCCCAAATATGCCAGGCTCAGAAAAGAGGCTCAGAAGCACTTCCAAAGTGATTGAAAGTTTACAAGAAAAACTGGCTTCGCCCCCTAGGAGAGCAGACCCCAGCCGCTTGATGAGGATGAAGGAGGTGAGCTCCGTGTCCCGGATGAGGCTCCTGACCTCCCGGAGCGCTGACTCCACGGAGGAGGCCGAGGAACCGAAGGCCGAGAGGGACCCCGGGATGCAGCCCGGAGGCCCGGTGTCTCTGAATGCCGGGGACCTGGCTCGGAAGGCCGGGCTCCCGCTCGTGGTCTCCAAGGGCGCCCTCCCGCCGGAAGAAGACGGTCGTCCAATGGCACACGGGGAGAAGAAGACCGTCCATCAGGATTTCTGGTGCCCAG aTTCATACGACCCTAGCAGAGTGGAGAGGGTGTGA
- the JCAD gene encoding junctional protein associated with coronary artery disease isoform X2 has translation MAQAHSLPVHMREGPWEVGGRTENVMKKAVWEEELRMAGPAKWQNISLESWNQPRKLGRQMSDGDGERLFQDLYPFVQGEHVLNSQSKGKSQSLPRVLSPEGLSCMEIPIPLNDGHFPGVPKMPFYPPNCAPNLESKRNPEKGGSSVPFPRPKFGRPLKPPPYDSHQHSRAGVEASDSLDSQQADLCVSYLTKSSEPRLELCAPDSSLEPPVYVPPPSYRSPPQHIANPYVEDTVPGPVCGPRQQQHPLEPAGPPGTGNEYGVSPHSPRGVPQQPRPTTAYDGSVLYIPFDDPRIRHFKLARPRGFCQETTANEKSYNSSPSTAPAPAHGNGQHDGAVLSPQRVRTSPGGVSGPAAAEPSPWWLWDQLPRDAENGAPDQRAHGAVGGQWPALDGGRGGHTEGLVSPPSPQGESTCETRTKLKKFETGIRTKKSSKKKMNETVFCLVSIPVKSESHLPDMDTNNNDLKQGTDKRNGLDKSAALQEQSLLSMSSTDLELQALTGSMVGRTEFQKQDLGEPEEGKQTNDLRFIHPAQHRELKYSGSWPGHQYRDQQTQTTFAEEARSALPLPGQKPGGSPKAVLTPKYSDPLVSEAHAPTALAPGDRNQRPSAHHPKGQMSLSPSSNSAFSRTSSCVSQAPVSKAGPSQACAEGRGRRASPVPRGDVVKGETTGPCNSKQLFGQFLLKPVSRRPWDLISQLESFNKELQEEEESSPSGSDGDSSSEDSDTEWQPEGRAEATGKHWGCGGDGQAWKVEEPGARPGRAKSKSESWSEGQKPGWPGTRAQCPGPTEVEGGRGAAVAAHGGLIADEGNQEVERALNTEPAVSPGPVKRAASSRSGDTKPVPSSDPASLRQPPGSQALPRVPISAELSPATPRKAGGEEGRSLPVPLALASKPRGLSAPDLRSVGLTRAQEQSAGKSDASSGEASAIEIPPNESLQARAARILGIEVAVESLLPGTRRTGQDQHPEPDGGGRGPEAPREEPGSGSQLDDPAASPDAFYGRRKCGWTQSPLFVGERDSARRAALAAEPSGADGTVPSKAPSPEPQYSPQESRSFNPKDMGTKPPFKSTLFHFIERTPNMPGSEKRLRSTSKVIESLQEKLASPPRRADPSRLMRMKEVSSVSRMRLLTSRSADSTEEAEEPKAERDPGMQPGGPVSLNAGDLARKAGLPLVVSKGALPPEEDGRPMAHGEKKTVHQDFWCPDSYDPSRVERV, from the exons ATGGCCCAAGCCCACAGTCTGCCCGTTCACATGAGGGAGGGCCCATGGGAAgttggaggaaggacagagaacgTGATGAAGAAGGCAGTTTGGGAAGAAGAGCTGAGAATGGCAGGACCTGCCAAGTGGCAGAATATAAGCCTGGAGAGCTGGAACCAGCCAAGGAAATTAGGGAGGCAAATGTCTGATGGTGATGGGGAGAGACTGTTTCAAGATCTGTACCCATTCGTGCAAGGAGAACATGTGCTGAATTCCCAAAGCAAAGGGAAATCCCAGTCATTGCCCAGGGTTCTTTCCCCCGAGGGCCTGAGTTGCATGGAAATTCCCATTCCATTAAATGACGGACATTTTCCAGGTGTTCCTAAAATGCCATTTTATCCCCCAAATTGTGCGCCAAATTTGGAATCCAAAAGGAACCCCGAGAAGGGGGGTTCCTCGGTCCCTTTCCCCCGGCCTAAGTTTGGGAGACCCCTCAAGCCTCCACCTTACGACTCCCACCAACACTCCAGGGCGGGCGTGGAGGCCAGTGACTCTCTGGACAGTCAGCAGGCGGACTTGTGCGTCTCCTACTTGACCAAATCCAGCGAGCCCCGGCTGGAGCTGTGCGCGCCCGACTCTAGTTTGGAGCCTCCCGTGTACGTGCCTCCGCCATCGTACAGGTCGCCGCCCCAGCACATCGCAAACCCCTACGTGGAGGACACAGTGCCTGGGCCCGTGTGTGGTCCCCGTCAGCAGCAGCATCCGTTGGAGCCGGCCGGTCCCCCTGGCACCGGGAATGAGTATGGTGTAAGCCCACACTCTCCTCGCGGGGTCCCTCAGCAGCCCCGGCCGACCACCGCGTACGACGGCTCCGTTCTGTATATTCCCTTTGACGACCCACGGATACGGCATTTTAAACTGGCCCGCCCCCGGGGTTTCTGTCAAGAAACAACAGCCAACGAGAAGTCCTACAACTCTAGTCCCAGCACTGCCCCGGCCCCCGCTCACGGAAACGGTCAACACGATGGTGCCGTTTTGAGCCCACAGAGGGTGAGAACCTCGCCGGGGGGTGTGAGCGGCCCGGCCGCTGCTGAACCCAGTCCCTGGTGGCTGTGGGACCAGCTCCCCAGGGATGCGGAAAATGGCGCTCCTGACCAAAGGGCCCACGGTGCCGTGGGGGGACAGTGGCCTGCCCTGGACGGCGGCCGGGGCGGGCACACGGAAGGCCTCGTCTCCCCCCCAAGCCCACAGGGCGAGAGTACCTGTGAAACTCGAACCAAGCTCAAGAAGTTCGAAACTGGGATTCGGACCAAGAaaagttcaaagaagaaaatgaacgaGACAGTATTTTGTTTGGTTTCCATCCCAGTTAAATCAGAATCACATCTGCCGGATATGGATACGAACAACAATGACTTAAAACAGGGCACTGATAAAAGGAATGGGCTTGATAAGAGCGCAGCTTTGCAGGAACAAAGTCTGCTGAGCATGTCTTCCACCGACCTGGAGCTGCAGGCACTCACAGGAAGCAtggtggggagaacagagttccagaAACAAGATCTGGGGGAACCAGaagaaggcaaacaaacaaatgaccTCAGATTCATTCACCCTGCGCAACACAGAGAGCTCAAGTATTCTGGCTCGTGGCCAGGGCACCAGTACAGAGATCAGCAAACCCAAACCACTTTTGCAGAGGAGGCCAGAAGCGCGCTGCCCCTCCCCGGTCAGAAGCCGGGAGGCTCACCAAAAGCAGTGCTGACTCCAAAATACTCAGACCCTCTCGTCTCTGAGGCTCACGCGCCCACGGCGTTAGCTCCCGGCGACCGAAACCAGAGGCCAAGTGCTCATCACCCGAAAGGCCAAATGTCcctcagcccctccagcaacAGTGCTTTCTCAAGGACTTCCTCCTGCGTAAGCCAGGCACCTGTTTCAAAAGCCGGGCCCAGTCAGGCCTGCGCCGAGGGCCGTGGCCGCAGAGCCAGCCCCGTGCCCAGGGGCGACGTGGTGAAGGGGGAGACCACCGGCCCGTGCAACAGCAAACAGCTGTTTGGTCAGTTTCTCCTGAAGCCAGTCAGCCGCCGTCCCTGGGATTTGATTAGCCAGCTAGAGAGTTTTAACAAGGAGcttcaggaagaggaagagagcagTCCTAGCGGCAGCGACGGCGACAGCAGCAGCGAGGACAGTGACACAGAGTGGCAGCCCGAAGGCCGTGCTGAGGCCACGGGCAAGCACTGGGGCTGTGGGGGAGACGGCCAGGCGTGGAAGGTTGAGGAGCCCGGGGCCAGGCCGGGAAGAGCCAAGAGTAAGTCCGAAAGCTGGAGTGAGGGGCAGAAGCCTGGCTGGCCTGGCACCCGTGCTCAGTGCCCGGGCCCCACGGAGGTGGAAGGAGGCCGGGGGGCGGCGGTGGCGGCACACGGAGGCCTGATCGCCGACGAGGGAAACCAGGAGGTGGAGCGCGCCCTGAACACCGAGCCAGCCGTCAGCCCAGGTCCTGTGAAGAGAGCGGCTTCCTCCAGGTCAGGTGACACAAAACCAGTGCCCTCGTCGGATCCAGCCTCGCTGAGGCAGCCCCCGGGAAGCCAGGCACTGCCCCGTGTTCCCATTTCTGCCGAGCTGAGCCCAGCGACCCCTCGGAAGGCCGGTGGCGAGGAGGGGAGGAGCCTGCCGGTCCCGCTCGCTCTCGCCAGCAAACCCCGAGGGCTCTCGGCGCCGGACTTGAGGTCTGTGGGACTGACGCGGGCACAGGAGCAGAGCGCCGGGAAGTCAGATGCGTCTTCAGGTGAAGCCAGTGCGATAGAAATCCCCCCAAATGAGTCCCTTCAAGCAAGGGCTGCGAGGATCCTGGGCATCGAGGTGGCCGTGGAGTCCCTGCTGCCAGGCACCAGGAGAACGGGACAGGACCAGCACCCCGAGCCTGACGGAGGTGGCCGCGGGCCCGAGGCCCCCAGGGAGGAGCCTGGGTCCGGTTCACAGCTGGATGACCCCGCAGCGTCCCCTGACGCCTTTTACGGCAGGAGAAAGTGCGGCTGGACCCAAAGCCCTCTCTTTGTAGGGGAAAGGGACAGCGCCCGTCGCGCTGCCCTGGCCGCTGAGCCCTCGGGTGCGGACGGGACTGTCCCCAGCAAGGCCCCCAGCCCCGAGCCTCAGTACAGTCCCCAAGAGTCCAGGTCCTTCAATCCCAAGGACATGGGGACAAAACCACCCTTCAAGTCCACCCTGTTCCATTTTATAGAAAGGACCCCAAATATGCCAGGCTCAGAAAAGAGGCTCAGAAGCACTTCCAAAGTGATTGAAAGTTTACAAGAAAAACTGGCTTCGCCCCCTAGGAGAGCAGACCCCAGCCGCTTGATGAGGATGAAGGAGGTGAGCTCCGTGTCCCGGATGAGGCTCCTGACCTCCCGGAGCGCTGACTCCACGGAGGAGGCCGAGGAACCGAAGGCCGAGAGGGACCCCGGGATGCAGCCCGGAGGCCCGGTGTCTCTGAATGCCGGGGACCTGGCTCGGAAGGCCGGGCTCCCGCTCGTGGTCTCCAAGGGCGCCCTCCCGCCGGAAGAAGACGGTCGTCCAATGGCACACGGGGAGAAGAAGACCGTCCATCAGGATTTCTGGTGCCCAG aTTCATACGACCCTAGCAGAGTGGAGAGGGTGTGA